In Lolium rigidum isolate FL_2022 chromosome 7, APGP_CSIRO_Lrig_0.1, whole genome shotgun sequence, the DNA window GTTCCTGGTGTCTTTCCTGTAGCTTTCCAAAACCATCGAGCCAGCCTACTTGCTAGTGTTTCACACAGATCTGGAGACCTacgttttgttattttttctcTGCTGAGGAATAATAAAATTGATGCGTCTACAACTTGCATAACCATGTGTAGAGTAGTCCATGTTGTTATATCCTATCGCTGCTAATCTTTGCTCCCTGGCTCAAATCTAGCTCCTGGATCAAATCCAGTTCCTTGCAAATAAGTCCACCTTTTAATCATCCGTTTTGTTGCACTCCTTCTGGTTCACAAGCACACATTCAGTCTTCTCCCTTTTCTGTCTATTTCCATATTTTCCAAACTATGGCTCCAAATAAAATGTTTTTAGATGAAACTTGATCAGGAAATTATGAGGAATCTAAATATGTCATCCATATACATGTTCGCATCTGGCATCATGTAGTGTCGTGTTAGTTTGCATCGCACCTAAAAAAATAAACGTGAGTATTTTGGAATTACCGGATAAGAATTCCCTGCTCCGTTAATATTGATTTAGCTCATCCGTGCCATGTCTTTTctatgctaatcaacatttaatattACCGGTAAAAAACAAtttgaacctaataattgtttatcgggattccgattccgcttaaatCGGATAATttgcatcgcatcatcgttgccatgtcatgcatatcttaTCTCAATCATGCtgattcttcttcttcgtagtaagatttgcatccgttgtttatTGTAGCACTTGCTTCTTtctggataggatcacgaagtggtgatgtgagatacgacaagttcttctttaGTTTTTCACAGGCGAgtcctccctcttcacctattttacatttttctCTCCCTCTCACTGCTGTCCTTATGTTGCGGTTCTTATCGAGTCTCGTGTCCTATTCCACATATTTACCATATTaagcctatatgtatcattccgtaCCTATAGCCGTTGTTtgttgtttgagccttgcgagtcgtaggcgtgtttaggttatgttgtttatctcgatatgttatcgggatatgttgggttgttgggaggttatcgcatgctatatcagttgttgaatATAACCATGGTTTACTttaatgttaacaactaaaattcatAAGCAGTgtgatctgtgagcccctttgcaaaAGCATCGGATCTTTGTCACGCTAatatcccctaggacccgagcacTTGTTATctattccgagattgagcgctctacccgtacgtgggggagtgggacccccatcacccactaccttacctttcctcgagtctgtttattaggagccacaaccttggttttattgcccatatgcacgatatgcacgatttacttctagTTGCCTTTGGGTGTTTATATTCAGTACTGTACTCATATTGCGGATAGACTTATCATGTGCCTGGTCGTTAGTGCCCGCGTGGACTATGTCGCAAacatctgggtccgtatcggagtacggccgaacttcatcacgggtagcttagttgggtggctcccattaaactttctcttgcattgggaacggtcttgttgtgagactccacctgtagtaagtgggttcgagcatgcgtatggttacatttgggcaacccctgcagggtctacatcttttcgaaaagtcgtgtccgcggttatggacgacttggaattgtatagctcgatcatagaacaacttacacctttatgttgatgttaataacttgcatagtaatttAGCATTACTATAATGGTTACTTAATAAAACTTGTcctccgtgtgagtgcctttgtaagtacttcctttgcaaagggggaacacatcggtcggGTTATgtctgcagagtatagaactgttagcctATGTTCTCTCTCATCTCCTCTGATTAGAtgaatgttgtagcgtgtctctattggttagtacaagctttgctgccgctaaactccaccatATAGCCGGACgatgtttataccgcccaccagcaagcacagctggtcttgtctcgcaaatacgtgccattggtacttaccctcgtctTTCTTCCTCTTTTGTCTCTcctctcccttttgtcggcaacccttGGCCCGACTTTCGCAGGTTTGAGATGATGACGTTAGCAATGTTACCCtttcggcttggcctgggcagggttatggacgtcattggttatcttcagaactcttagtcccatttgtatcttgtccgtactcggacgtatttgatcttctgtatgattcggatcttgagttgtatatttgtattcttgactcgttggagtcgttgttgtaatacatGTTTTTGTGGGCTCTGTTGTAAacttgttgtaatgttactgctcgtggtaattcctctggtATCACGTGTGTGTTttttcgcgcacgtcgtgtcagagggcgtctctgaatcgatatcatgcagATCTCGGggagatcgctggaatcctcatggtaccggttctggACCGTCACAAGTtgatatcagagctcaggttttcGATACCCCACTGGTCCGCTTTGCCTGGTCATTGTTGTGGCTTGGTAGCATAGAGCTACAGTTAAACCACTAGgaactagtttttttttgttgcagaacataatatgctccctttatttaaaatgcatttgaacatattttaaaatgttaaaaacttGAAAATAAATTTCTGCGCGTACATCTCCACAACTTAGATGCGTACAAAGACAACTTACAAAAGATTTTTTTgtgctgtgtaaaaaagacaaaattcagagcTAAAATAAGGCATTTCTTGGGATATTTTGTCTTTTCCACACATGCCATAAAAAATGTTATTTTCTCTCAACAAATTTCGTGCGCACATAGATGTCAAGATGTATGCATTAttctttgttttgaattttttaaatattttgaaatgtGTTTTTTTTGTAAGCATATGCACCTGGGAGCCAAAATAAATTTCCGATTTATGTCAATGCTATATTAAAACTCTATAAATGTTCTGTTATATCTCATTCGATTGTTGTCTTCTTGGTACCCTCATGCCAAATCTATGCCCCGCTTGTAACTATTCTCACAATAATCATCCCCATGCAGGTTGCAGTTAGCAGATCATATTGAACGTTCCATTTAGCTATACAGAATTTACAGTTTACAGGATTTGGGGGACTTCATTTCTGTAAAAGAATGGAAGGCAATTACAATTAGGGTTGCTCTTTCAATTCTTCGGCAGTCAACACTATTTACACGACTGTGCACAGCGCTGTACAACAACAAcgacaagaagaagaagcgggAAGAATGATGTACATTCGGCGATGGTGATGAGATTGTCAAACTATGGTGTCACTTTGGCAGAAAGGGCAGCCGAGAGAAGCTGAAGCCGCCACCATTCTCGCTCACGATTAGATCTGAGCCATTTTTCTTTGTGGACTTAGGTTCCTGAGCGCCCTGAGTTGAACTCTTCTTGGTTATTTTCACTGGAAGAATTTGCAACCTCGAATTGGGGTCAGTTCCGAAGGTTTCGGCAAGTAGCTGGTAGCTCTCAACAAGCTCCAGCTGACGAGCAACTATTTCTGAACACCTTGGGAGGAGTTCAACGGGCTCCCCACCTGGAATGACAATATATTCAATTGCCAGCCGGGCCTCCTGCATGGGTGCACAATATAGTATAGTTGTTAGGCAACTACTATGATTAATCTCACAGGAAGTACAACAAGTAAACATAGCACTGTGAATGGAATTGGCACTTTTAAAGTTCCAGAaggacggaaggaataaatatgATGGTAGCCTGTAAAGCGCTGATCTTGATTTCTACTGATTTTTTATTTCATTATACATTTTTTTTATTGAGTGATAGTGTTTCACAAAAAATGGAAGTATGACCAGTGAGATTTTCATGTAACAGGGGCAGACTATCCAACTTGTTTCCTACTGCAGTCATTATTTACACCTTGTATTGTAAACTAAAGGGAAATTGAAATGAGAAAATAATGTCGCAGCGGAAAGGAAGTATAGAGTATTCCAATTTCCTTAAATTAGTGTAAATTCATTACCTCCAACGCATCGATTTCCTCCAGTGATGGCTTCCGTTTTGGAGCATCATCTTGAATCTCTATCTCTCCTTCCAAAACCTTAGGTTGCTTGCGTGATGGTGCACTAAGTTTGTCTCTTCCAACAATCATTTTGACAGCCTTTACTATCTGAGCCATTGTATTTGTCTGCTATTTATGAGGCAGAAGTCTGTTAATACAAGTATAATTTGTTTGCGTTGGATATCAGAAAATAAATATATCATGAGATGACCTTAACGACAAATATGGGAAGCTTGTGGTATTTGGCAACATTACGAATCCATGGGTTCAGCTTCATTTCAGATCTTGATGCAAGAATCACATTGGCCGCTCCAATGTCATCTGTTATGTCTAATTCATCTTCAAAACCCATCACTGTTGCCACTTGCAAGATATCAGATTCTGAAACCTGAAAAGCAGAAAAAAGAACTACCATTAGCTTTATGGTTCCTATGCTATATTTCTGTTAAATCATGTACATAATATTTTATACTACAAAAATCATTCTTCAACTCTACAATAAGAAAACACAGGGAGATGAGCTATTCAGAATTGATGGTTGAGACTACTGAGTATTCCAAACAAGCTGGATAACTCTTCGAAATATTAGTTACATTCTTCTGTGAGTTGTATACTTCATTTTCTGCAAATCATAGGACTCACACAAGAATGTAGCCAGTATCGAAGGCCATGGAAGACATGTCCATCCAGATGTAAAATCGCATAACAATGTTGTATCTAATAGCACGACCAGTAGAAAAGTACAATTGAGAAAACCATGTTACGTATCTCCACTTACCTGGTACGTGTACACACGGACTGGAGACCTTTCAGCCACAAATGTTTTGCCTTTTGTTTTCTTTGCAGAACCAAAATCGCCATCGACATTGTCGTCGGATGGTACACCCTTGCTTATTGTCTGCCTGGAGGAACCAACATCATCAACGAATTTATCTTCTGATTTGATTGCCCTACTGACCAGTTGTTGCAGATACGAAGGCATGTGTTCTGTTTTACTCTCTTTGTCAGGTATCACCAAAGATCCCCCTGACTCAGCGGCATTGCTACCCATCATGCGAGCTTCAAATTTAGGAGGCTTACCTGTACCAAGAAACAAGGAAACTGAATTCAGAGACCAGAAGATGTCTAAAAATCCTTCTTATGACTAAGTTGTGTGCTAGGAGTTGACTGAGTAAGTCTTTACTGTGAGTTAGTCAGAATACATACCTGCAAGAATAGCATCAACTGTAGTTTCTAACTTGTGATGCACTCGACATTCAGTCTTCGATACCATCTCAACAGCACATGAAAATGTTGGGGGGCCTTTTCTCTCAAGAATTGTTTTCTGAACTTTGCGCTTCTTTGCTTCTTCATCTCCAAGAGTCACACTCTGTATAACGAACATAGATTGTTGTTTCAGAAATAAATTCTTCCGTTTTCTCTACATGCACAAAATATGTGCCACACTAATATCTTTTGTCAGTTTTAGCGTTGGAATGTGATTAAAATAATCTACAAGCCTGGAATTTTAGTTGAAATTCAATCTTGAGAAATATGATAAAGTTGCTAATGGTACGGTTCGGCATCAACTAATTGCCTCTTGCGCTTTAATGTGCTCTTGATCAGGAAGGTGCTAAGCTTTTAAGAACATACATAAAACTCTACGTGAACAGATGACATAAGAAAAAAAGTTCACCTCAATCCCACCAACAAGCATTTGCAAGCAAGGGTTTTTAATTATGCTGTCAATTGTGACCCCGTGAGCAGTTCCAACAAGTTGAACACCTCTTTGAGCAATGGTGCTGGCtgccattgcttcgagttctgtaCCAATCTCATCGATCACAATAACTTCGGGCATGTGATTTTCAACCGCCTCAATCATCACCTACATAAACAACGCCTCATATGGTTGAGCGAACACACACTAGCTAGTAAATTATATTCCACAACGTTAGATGAAGCATAAGAAAGAATATGGAGAGCCTACGTTATGCTGCATGGTAACTTTAGGAACTTGCATTCTCCTAGAACGGCCAATGCCAGAATGAGGCACGTCCCCATCACCTCCTATTTCATTCGATGTGTCCACTATGACCACACGTTTCTTACCCTCATCTGCCAAGATTCTAGCTATTTCCCTGTATTGAtgaaagcattttgaattgttagcATCAGATTGCGACCCTCATGGATCTATTTCTCATATTCTCAGCCTTTTTTTACTGCATTAATTAATACGTGTAACATGCATTAGCATGATATGACTGATCTACGGAACTGGAGTTGTAGATACCTGATGAGAGTAGTCTTCCCTACTCCAGGAGGTCCAATCACCAATATGGAGCCGCCTCCCACGACCAAATCCCGGATCATCTCTGCGCTGCCAGAAATAGCTCGTCCGACACGGCAGGTGAGACCAATTATGTGAGCCTTCCTGTTTCGGATGGCGCTGATCCGGTGCAACGAGTGGTTGATCCCGGATCGGTTGTCCTCGGAGAAATTGCCTACCTGAAATGAGAAACGATCTTTCCGAGATGAGCAAAAGAAGCATCTCCACTCCacagaagttttttttttgactgGGATCGCAGCGTCGCAGTATAGTGTAAACTGTAAAGCAAGCTTTACTACTGAGAAAAAGTTCACGGCACCTTGGAGACGGCCTGGCGGAGGTCATCGGCAGTGACGGGCTGGTCGGAGATCACCCAGTCTCCGGATGGGAACCGCGCGAGCGGGCGGCGCCCGAGGTCCATGACGACCTCCACCAGGTCCCAGACCTCCGGGTGCAGCGCCAGCTCCCGCcgcatcctcgccggcaccaccTCCAAGAACGCCTCCAGTTCGGCCCTGGACCCGGCGCCTGGGGCCGGTGCGACGACCGGGTACGCGGGCGCCGAAGCGGGACCCGCGGGCTCCGCGCCGCGCCACGGCACGCACCGGTCACCGGAAGGCCGGCGCACGGGGGGCTGGTGCGGGATCGCTCTTCGCGGGCCACCCGCAGCCCGAcgccgcgccgcgcgcgcgcACCCCGGCGAGGGGGCGCGGCAGGCCGGGCGGAGCCGGATCGGCGTGGGGTTGAGCGCCTTGAGCATCGTGCGGCTGCGGTCGCAGTcacggccggggtggtggatggCGGGAGAGCGGTGAAATGGCGCGCGGTATAAGTAGAGCGGGTGGATATTTGATCGAAAGTCCGGTGGGGTGGAGgagggaagatgaagaagaagagaagagatgGAGGGAATCGGAGGAAGGAAGATTCCGAGGAATACTAGCTGAGGTTGTGGAGGTGGAAGAGTGTGTTCCAAAGGCGGGGACGCCAGGGACTCTTCTCGGCCGTTAACGCTCCCGCCATGCTGCATGGACATGGCATATGGACCGTTGTAGTCGTGCAGATGCTACTTTGCCATGATCGGATATCCGGAATGTGAAGTTTCTTACAACGACTTTGGCGACTTACACACGTGTTTTCGCTTGCCGATGATCGACACTACTTATTTAGTTAGTAGGTTGGTTGTCCATGAAAAAAAGAGTTTCGCTTGGTTGATATATAATGTTTTGAGGGCTTTCATCTCGTTTTTTATCAACAAAATTTGAAAGATTTTCAGCACAACTTCTGTCATAAACATAatcaatttattttattttatgtgagCTGCAGCAACACTCTTGTCTTCAATACTTTTCAAAAGTCTTTTGTAGAGGAGTAGCTTGCTAGTCCATCCGGTTTTTGTTCTCCGTTGCTTACTCGTCCACTCCTCCATTTTTCGGACCTTCTCCTTCATCATCAACGGAAAACATTGATCTTGCACATGTCTTTGGCACAACTTCCATATTGTCCATCCTCTCTTTCTGAACATATGCATGACTGACTCCATTGACATCCTTGCGGCGGGACCAGAGGGGACAGAATCACTCGACATTTTGTTATACGAGGTGACGAGAAACCAGGTTGATATTTTCCCATGAGGGGTCTAGACCAGCTGGCCTAAAATGCAAGACAACGTCCGTACCACTGAGCTTGTGGTTTACTCCTTCCGTTCCATATTAGTTATGGCTGATTTGTTACAACTAATACTAAATCATCGATAACTAATATAAAATAGAGAGAGTAATTCGTAAAGTGTATGTGGCGTACGTAAACAAACAAAACCATCAAATTTACTCGTATGAAAGAAAATTGTAGTACAAGGATGTAAAATGCCGTTATTTAAGGAGATTGCCCGAGAACTCAAGCTACATGCTTGAGCTCTTACATTTTCTTACATATTCTTGCCTTTACTGCTTTCTAGTTGTGGGAACACCTTTTTTCCTGGTCTTTATTTTCCAGGGAAGAACTATGTTAGTGAAGGAATAATGTCATTACTATAATACTCAAAGGGGAATAAAATCATTACAATCATGCTCTACCGGTTCCTGGATTTCCTGACCATGTGTTCCAAAACTACTTTGTACTATTTCTTATTTTGGTACTGACAATGTTTATGTTTAAAACTTCTATGCTCCTCCCTTGCGAAAGGAAATGTATCTTTCTTACACATCTCTCTCGCAGAGTTGCTGTTAGGAAAAGAAATTTACGCACGTATGGCCAAGGTGCAGTCAGTACAACTCAAAGAAAATCGTCcacatcattattattctcacaaGAGAGAACCTTTTTCCCAGCACTGCTGCTAGCATGGTCCATGGGCCAGGTCCACAAGAGGGAGAGGAATAACAGGGAGTAAGATGCTCGGCAATCGGGTTCTGTGGAGGAGAACGAAGAGGGTAGCTTTTGGGGATTGGTCTCTCACTCTCTCGGCCCACCCCGTCCCTTTCGCCTTCGGCCTCTTGTTGATCTCCCTTCCTTCGTTTCCTGTTTGGTCCGGTTCAAGGTTCCATTTTTCTTGTGTACTATTCCGACGCGACACCTGTCCCCTCCAAGTGGAAGTAGAGGCTCCCCGTTGCCACGAGCACGAGCCACCGGCAGGTCGATAGCCGCACAGCCATCGTGCCCTCCTAGCGGTTTGTGCAAGCTAAGGGTTGTGGTAGTACTAGTATAAACCGCAGAAATTTCTACAGAAGCAGCGATCTTGCACGGAAAGTTCTGTCTGCTACTTGACGCACTTCGCTTCTATTTGAAGAAAGCCATCGTCTTTCTCATGCTCAGTTTCAATCGTCAAAGTTGTAGAAGCGTGTGAATTTGATGCTGCTGTTCCGCTGGGTTACGCTGAAACTATTTGTCTGGATTTGAAGAATGTACACAAAGAGGTCCTAGTATATGCAATGGATTCGCCCAGCACAGAATGGATTCGCCCAGCACAGAAGAAGCCTAATGTAGCAAAGATTCTGAATTGTATTCGACTATTCGCTCTGTTGTTGAGTTCAGAATGTAGATACACAACTCAGTAAACACACTCTACTTTAAAGTTCAAGCTATTTACGCTCTGTGTATCCCCGGGAGAAACCGCACTATCGAACGCTGTCATCCTCCTATCTGCCTTCCACAACAAGGTGTTTTCCCCACCTGAACTAGCCTATTCCTCCCATACATTGGATATACTCCTACTCCTGTAGTCCTGTTGGGCATGGAAATGCCAGGAGCATGTGCTCGCAACCTTCAGCACCAGCAAGATCTGACGCCAATAAACAGAATACCTGAGAACGGGTTTAGATATATACAGTGAATGCAAGATCAATATACAGTAAACAAAGTAACAAACAAGGAACAGAGAGAAGGAGCGATTTACCAGAGTGTATTCCACCTTTGTAGGATGGAAGATTCAGGAAGAGACCATATGCCTGATGGTGCATGAAACTGCCACAGGGACATAAGCCCCCCCAGCTCTCACTTTGCAGGCGCTGACAAGCTCTGCCTTGAAACAGGAGGATGCCCCTCGTTCTCAACTGGAGTCTTGGACGATTTCAGCCTTTCTTGGTGCATCAATTTGTACACATTCTTCCCAATCAGGCCTCTCTCGATGGCGTGAACCCAGAACATGTTCAGTGTCTCCTTCTCATCCCCAAAAGAAGTACACATGCAGTTGTAGATCTGGGGTGTCACCGACATCTGCTTCTTTGCCATTTCGTTCAACGTATCCCAAGCAGCAGCAAGCTTTCCTGCAGCCAGCTGTGCGTATGCAAGTGTAGCATACACAAGACAGTCGGCTTCTAAACCTTTGCCTTTCATTTGGTGAAGTGCCTTTTGTGCAAGATCAACCTGCCCCTTCTTGCAGAGTCTTCGGATCAGAGACCTATATACTGATTTATCTGGTGGAAGGCCTCTTTGCACAAGTTCATCAGGAACCAGTAGCACTGCATCTGCGTTATTCTTCTTGTGGAAAGCATCGACGAGCCAAGAAAATACACTATAATTGGGTGAAAATCCTGCAGACATGTAAATCAAACATTATCAGTATATATAGACTACTATGCCGCAATAACCAGTGAAGCA includes these proteins:
- the LOC124674595 gene encoding protein SEEDLING PLASTID DEVELOPMENT 1, translating into MLKALNPTPIRLRPACRAPSPGCARAARRRAAGGPRRAIPHQPPVRRPSGDRCVPWRGAEPAGPASAPAYPVVAPAPGAGSRAELEAFLEVVPARMRRELALHPEVWDLVEVVMDLGRRPLARFPSGDWVISDQPVTADDLRQAVSKVGNFSEDNRSGINHSLHRISAIRNRKAHIIGLTCRVGRAISGSAEMIRDLVVGGGSILVIGPPGVGKTTLIREIARILADEGKKRVVIVDTSNEIGGDGDVPHSGIGRSRRMQVPKVTMQHNVMIEAVENHMPEVIVIDEIGTELEAMAASTIAQRGVQLVGTAHGVTIDSIIKNPCLQMLVGGIESVTLGDEEAKKRKVQKTILERKGPPTFSCAVEMVSKTECRVHHKLETTVDAILAGKPPKFEARMMGSNAAESGGSLVIPDKESKTEHMPSYLQQLVSRAIKSEDKFVDDVGSSRQTISKGVPSDDNVDGDFGSAKKTKGKTFVAERSPVRVYTYQVSESDILQVATVMGFEDELDITDDIGAANVILASRSEMKLNPWIRNVAKYHKLPIFVVKTNTMAQIVKAVKMIVGRDKLSAPSRKQPKVLEGEIEIQDDAPKRKPSLEEIDALEEARLAIEYIVIPGGEPVELLPRCSEIVARQLELVESYQLLAETFGTDPNSRLQILPVKITKKSSTQGAQEPKSTKKNGSDLIVSENGGGFSFSRLPFLPK